DNA sequence from the Nesterenkonia lutea genome:
GCTGCACGTCGTATTCGTGCGTCCTGGCCCATCCGGTCACCCAATGGCGGACGAGGTCATCGCTCAGCTCAGAAGTCATGATCCGACCATACAAAGAAAATGCTTCCCAGCGTGAGGGGCAGCGACAACGAGTTCATAAAGATGTCGTTCAGAACTACCCTTGAACGGTGAGCATGTCCCGGATAGTCCTCTATTACACCTTCACTCCGCTGCCCGATCCCGAGGCGGTGAAGCTGTGGCAGCACACGCTGTGTCGGGAGCTCGGCCTCAGGGGTCGCATCTTGATCTCCCCGCAGGGGATCAACGGAACCGTCGGCGGCGAGATCAAGGCAGTCAAGCAGTACGTGAAGCAGACCCGCGCCTACGCCCCGTTCAAGGACATGGCGTTCAAATGGTCTGAGGGCGGGGCCGAGCAGTTCCCCCGCCTCTCCGTGAAGGTGCGCCCGGAGCTCGTGGCCTTCGGGGTCCCCGAGCAGGTCGAGGTGGACGCTGACGGCGTCGTCGACGGCGGGAAGCACCTGCAGCCGGAAGAGGTCCATGAACTGGTCGAGGCGAAGCGGGCACAGGGAGTCGACGTCGCCTTCTTCGACGGGCGCAATGCCATGGAGGCGCAGATCGGCCGATTCAAGAACGCGATCGTGCCCGAGACGGAGACCACCCGAGACTTCATCGCGGAGCTGGACTCCGGCAAGTACGACCATCTCAAGGACCAGCCGGTGGTGACCTATTGCACCGGCGGGATCCGCTGTGAGGTGCTCTCCTCGCTGATGCGCAGGCGGGGGTTCGAGGAGGTCTACCAGATCGACGGCGGCATCGTCCGCTACGGCGAGACCTTCGGCGACGACGGCCTCTGGGAGGGTGAGCTCTACGTCTTCGATTCCAGGATGAACACGACGTTCTCCCCACAGGCGAAGACCATCGGCGAATGCACCCACTGCGGGAACCCCACCAGCACCTTCCACAACTGCATGGACCGAGGCTGTTCCACGCTGCAGCTCTACTGCGAGGACTGCCGGCACATCCCCGAGACCACCCGGTGCGAGACCTGCCGGGCGCGGCTGCAGCAGGACCCGGGACACCCGAACTCCGGTCGACTGGAGAAGGTGCGTCGCGGGTGAGCTCCGTCGATCCGGCGCAGTCCGCCCCGGCTCCCTCGCCGCCGGCTCCGGTCGCGGAGGCAGAACTGGTCGCCGCCCTGCGCGCTGACCTGCTCTCCGCCCGCTTCACCAATGATCATCTCGCGGGGCTGCTCGGCCCCGACATCATCGACGCGTTGGACCGCGATCAGCTCGTGCCCGGCCAGCTGCGCGTGCGGGAGCTCCTCGAGGCGACCACGCCCGCGGAGCCCAGCGTCGTGCTCTCTGCGCTGTGGCTGCTCGGCATGGAGCTGAGCACCGCTGAAGTCCAGGAAGCCCTGCCCCGCGTGGGGGTCGCGGGTCTGTGCGCGCTCGGGCTGGTGCGCCGCGAGCACCACGACGACGGCGAGTGGTGCCGCCCCGCTGTGGACCTGCGTCCCTACCAGGCCGAGCAGCGCGACGGGCTGGCTGACCTGTGGGTGGTCAGCGACCTCTCCGCCCACCAGCTGCAGGGCCCGCTCCCGAGTGACCATGTGCTGGGCATCGGCAGGGCGAGCCTGACCCTGGCGGCCTCGATCCACCGACGCCCCGTGCACACCGCCCTGGAGATCGGCACCGGCTGCGGGATCCAGCTGCTTCACCTGCTGGATCATGCCGAGCATGTGGTCGCCACTGACCTCAGCCCTCGCGCGCTGTCCTTCACGGCTTTCAACCTGTTGCTCAATGCCGCTGAACTGGGGCTTTCCCCAGAGAACATCGATGCACGGGTGGAGCTCGTCCAGGGAAGCCTCTTCGAACCAGTTGCGGGTCGGGTCTTTGACCTGATCGTCTCCAACCCGCCCTTCGTGATCACGCCGCGCTCTTCCGAGGAGCAGACCGCCGCCCGGTACACCTACCGGGACGGAGGACGCCGCGGGGATCTCCTCATGGAGGAGCTGCTCACCGAGCTGCCGCAGTTCCTCACCGATGCCGGAACGGCACAGATGCTGGGCAACTGGGAGATCCCGGACGACGCCGAGTGGGACGCCCGCCCTCGGCTATGGTGCGAGCAGCTCGCTGCAGACGGCCCCGTGGACGCGTGGTTCATCCAGCGCGACCAGCAGACCGGCGCCGAATACGCCGAGACCTGGCTCCGCGACGCCTCCACCCAGCGAGATCTGGGGCAGTACCGCCGTCGCTATGCCCAGTATCTGGAGGACTTCGCCTCGCGCCGGGTCCAGGCCGTGGGATTCGGGATGATCTGGATGCGCCGCAGGTCCGCGACCGATGCCGCCATGGCGCCCTGGCGCAGATTCGAGGAGATCACCGGGCCGGTGGAGCAGCCGCTGGGCCCCGTCATCGGAGGCACCGTGGCCCGTGCGGAGGCCGTGGCGCGAGACCCCCAGGCGGTGCTGGATTCCACGCTCGTCGTCGCCAGCGATGTCACGGAGGAGCGCCACCAGCGTTTCGGGGCGGTTCATCCTGAAGTGATCCTGGCACGTCAAGGTGCGGGTCTGCGGCGTTCTCGTCCGGTCTCCAGCGCCGCTGCAGGACTCCTCGGCGCCGCAGACGGGGATTTCACCGTGAGCCAGCTCGCCACAGCAGTGGCTTCGCTGATGGACGAACAGCCCACGGAGGACGCGGACCTTGAGCAGGCGCTGCGCGCCGAGATCCTTGACCTCTATATAGAGGGATACCTCACGCAGTCTTGAATCCTGCGGCATCGGCGTGTTGTGCTCGCTGATATATTGAGCACTCGACGGCCAGCCTGCTGCTCATGCCCCGAGACTGCACCGCAAGAATTCCTCAAGGAGATCAGTGCCTGAAGGCAAGAAACTCGTCATCGTCGAGTCCCCGGCGAAGTCCAAGTCCATCGCCAAGTATCTTGGCGATGACTTCATCGTGGACGCTTCCGCCGGGCATATCCGTGACCTGCCGCAGCCTTCAGAGCTGCCCACTGACATGAAGAAGGGCCCCTTCGGCCGGTTCGCGGTGAACCCCGACGACGGCTTCGCCCCGTACTACGTGATCTCTGACTCCAAGAAGAAGAAGGTCACCGAGCTCAAGTGGGCACTCAAGGACGCCTCCGAGCTCTACCTCGCCACTGACGCCGACCGCGAAGGTGAAGCCATCGCATGGCACCTGCTGCAGGTGCTCAAGCCCAAGGTCCCCGTCTACCGGATGACCTTCACCGAGATCACCAAAGAGGGCATCACCCGCGCGCTTGAGAATGTTCGCCAGATCGACGACGACCTGGTCGACGCGCAGGAGACCCGCCGCATCCTGGACCGGCTCTACGGCTACGAGATCTCTCCGGTGCTCTGGCGCAAGGTCGGCAAGGGCCTCTCCGCAGGCCGCGTGCAGTCAGTGGCCACCCGAATGGTGGTCGAGCGCGAGCGCGAACGCATGGCCTTCGTCCCGGCCGGATACTGGGACCTCTCCGGAAGCTTCGCCACCGCCGCCGGGGAGGAGTTCACGGCCAAGCTCAACGCCGTCGACGGCGCCCGCGTCGCCACCGGCGCGGACTTCAATGATCGCGGCGAGCTGAAGTCCACCCGCTCCAAGACCGAGGTCAGCGTCCTGGACCGCGAAGCCGCCGAGGCTCTTGCCGAAGGGCTGACCAAGGCGGAGTTCACCGTGGACTCGGTCGAGGACAAGCCGTACTCGCGCCGCCCCCAGCCTCCCTTCATCACCTCGACGTTGCAGCAGGAGGCGTCCCGCAGGCTGCGGTTCTCCTCGCGGGCGACCATGCAGGTGGCCCAGCGGCTGTATGAGAACGGCTACATCACGTATATGCGCACCGACTCGGTGACGCTCTCCAATGAGGCGATCACCGCAGCCCGGCGACAGATCACCGAGCTCTACGGGGCGGACCACGCGCCCTCGAGTCCGCGGTTCTACTCCAAGAAGAACGAGACCGCCCAAGAGGCGCACGAGGCGATCCGTCCCTCGGGAGACCACTTCCGCACCCCCGGCCAGGTGGCCAATGAGCTCTCCAAGGACGAGTTCAAGCTCTACGAGCTGATCTGGAAGCGCACCGTCGCCTCACAGATGGCCGACGCCAAGGGCTTCACCGCCTCCGTGCGGCTCAGCGCCTCCGTCTCCGAGGGGCCCGAAGCTGGCACCACCGCCACCTTCGGCGCCTCCGGCACCGTCATCACCTTCCCCGGATTCCTGGCCGCCTACGAGGAGATCCGCGAGAACTCCTCCGAGGAGGACGACGCCAAAGCCGGCAAGGCCGACAAACGGCTGCCGAAGATCGAGACCGGGGAGAACCTGATCGGCCGCGACGTCCAGGCCAAGGGTCATGAGACGACCCCGCCGGCGCGCTACACCGAGGCCACGATCGTCGCAGAGCTGGAGAAGCGCGAGATCGGCCGCCCCTCCACCTACGCACCGACAATCTCGACCATCATGGACCGCGGCTACGTGACCAAGCGCGGCTCCGCGCTGATCCCCTCCTGGACCGCGTTCAGCGTGATCCGGCTGCTGGAGGAACACTTCGGCAAGTATGTGAACTACGACTTCACCGCTCGCATGGAGGAGGACCTGGACCAGATCGCGCGCGGTGAGATCCAGCGCGAGGCCTGGCTGCAGGGCTTCTACTTCGGTGCCCAGGACGGCGTCGACGGGCTCAAGCACGTGGTGGAGAACCTCGGGGAGATCGATGCCCGGGCCATCAACTCCATCGAGATCGCACCCGGCGTGAACCTGCGGGTGGGACGCTACGGGCCTTACCTGGAGCGCCCGAACCCCGACGGCGTCGTCAACGCCGAAGGTGAACTGGAGCCTCAGCGCGCGAATCTGCCGCAGGACCTCGCCCCCGACGAACTCACCGTCGACAAGGCCGAGGAGCTCTTCGAGCAGGCGCAGCACTCCGGACGTGTGCTGGGCACCGACCCGGAGACCGGACGCGAGATCGTCGCCAAGGACGGACGCTACGGCCCCTATGTCACCGAGCTGATCGAGGAGATGACCGAGGCGCAGCTCGAAGAGCATATGAAGTCGCTGCCCACCGAGTACTACAAGAACGGCAAGCCCAAGCCGAAGAAGAAGCCTGCCAAGGTCAAGCCTCGCACCGGTTCCCTGCTCAGCGACATGACCCTGGAGACCGTGGACCTCGAGCAGGCGCTGCGCCTGCTCTCGCTGCCCCGAGTGGTGGGCACCGATGAGGACGGCGAAGAGATCACGGCGCAGAACGGTCGATTCGGGCCGTACCTGAAGAAGGGCTCGGATTCTCGGTCCCTGGAGACCGAGGAGCAGATGTTCACGGTCACGCTGGAGGAGGCCAAGGCCATCTACGCCCAGCCCAAGCAGCGCGGACGCCGCGCAGCCGTGCCTCCGCTGGCGGAGTTCGGCCCGGACCCCACCTCTGAGAAGCCTGTGGTGGTCAAGGACGGCCGATTCGGCCCCTATGTCACGGACGGCGAGACCAATGTGACCGTGCCGCGCAGCGTCTCCCTGGAGACGCTGACCAAGGAGCATGCCTACTCACTGCTGGCGGAGAAGCGAGCCGCGGGACCGAAGAAGCCGGGGGCCTCCAAGCCTGCGGCCAAGAAGTCTCCGGCAAAGAAGACCGCCGGCAAGAGCTCCGCAAAGAAGTCTCCAGCCAAGAAGACCACCGCGAAGACCGGATCCTAGCCGAGGAGTCACCTGATGCGTCTGGGCGTGCTGGATATAGGTTCCAATACCGTGCACCTGCTCCTGGTGGATGCCCACCTCGGAGCGAAGCCTGAGGCTTTCGCCTCACACAAACGTCCCCTGTCCCTGGTCAAGCACCTTGACGAGCAGGGCGCGATCGCCGAGGAGGGCCAGCAGGAGCTGATCACCTTCATCGCCGAGGCCGCCCGGTTCGCGGCGCGGCACCGCGCGGAGGATCTTCTGTCCTTCTGCACCTCGGCGCTGCGTGAGGCCGCGAACGGCGAGGCGGTGCTGGAGCGTGTGGCGACCGAGACCGGGGTCGAGCTCACCGAGCTCAGCGGAGCTCAGGAGTCGGCGATGACCTTCTTCGCCGCCAGACGCTGGCGCGGCTGGAGCGCCGGGGACATCCTGAACTTCGACATCGGCGGAGGATCGTTCGAGATCGCCTATGGGCGCGATGAGCTTCCCTCCACCGCGGTCTCCCTGCCCTTGGGCGCCGGGCGACTCACCCGCGACTGGCTGAGCGAGGATCCCCCCAGCAAAGAGCAGGCCAAGTCCCTGAAGGGCTACATCCGTGAGGAGCTGGAGGCGGCCCGCCGCGAGTTCCCCGTGCTGAGTGAACACACCGAGGTGCTGGCCACCTCGAAGACCTTCCGATCCCTGGCCCGGATGACCGGCGCCGCTCCCTCCGCGTCCGGACCGTACGTGCCACGCAGCCTCGATCATCAGGAGCTCAAGCCGCTGTCCAAGCGTCTCGCCTCGATGACCGCGGCCGAGCGCGCCGAGCTGCCCGGGGTCTCCACCCTGCGTGCCCGGCAGGTCTTCGCCGGAGCACTGGTCGCCGAGCAGGCGATGAAGGTGTTCGGGATCGAGACGCTGCAGATCTGTCCCTGGGCGCTGCGTGAGGGCCTGATCCTGCGCCGGCTGGACTCCCTGGTGCGCGAGGGCGCCGTGGCCGTGCCCACCGCCCCCGGGGTTGGGCACGTGAACCTCGGCCGCGAGCTGCGCAGACCCTCACGCGGCGACGTCCCCGGCGGCCGTCCCCTGGCGGCTGCGGCGGTGGAACATGCCCACTGAGGACCTCAAACCGCGACCGGGGCACGAGCTGCCGCGCATCCCGGTGGCGCTGTCCACCTCCTCGGTATACCCCCTGGGGGTTGCCGAAGGATTCGCCATCGCCGATGACCTCGGCTACGACGGCGTCGAGGTGATGGTCACCCACCGCAGCGAGTCCCAGCAGGCCTCCACGCTCAACGAGCTCTCGTGGCGCTTCGGACTGCAGGTCATGGCCATCCACGCACCGACCCTCCTGCTGACCCAGCAGGTCTGGGGATCGGCCTGGGACAAGCTCAGACGCAGTGCGGCGCTCGCCGCCGAGGTCGGGTGCGGGGTCGTCGTCGCTCACCCGCCCTTCCGTTGGCAGGTCGGGTATGCCGAGGGGTTCGCCGAGGGCATCGCGCAGCTCGAGGAGGAGACCGGGGTGCTCTTCGCGGTGGAGAACATGTATCCCTGGCGGGCCGGCGGGCGCGAAGCCACGATGTATCTGCCGCACTGGGACCCTGTGGATCAGCCCTACCCCCACGTGACCTGGGACTTCTCACATGCGGCCACGGCCGAGTCGGACTCCTTCGAGGCTGTCCAGGCCCTGGGCCAGAGGCTGCGCCACGTCCACCTGACTGACGGCTGGTCCAACGGTTTCAAGGATGACCACCTCATTCCCGGCCAGGGCGAACAGCGCGTCGCCGAGGCCATGGAGCTCCTCGCGAAGCCTGACTTCGCCGGGGAAGGCTTCACCGGAGTGGTGGCGGTGGAGGTCGCCACCCGCACAGCCCGCAACGTGGGGGACCGGGAGCGGTGGCTGGCCGAGTCCCTGGCATTCGCCCGCAGGCATCTCGGACAGGAGTGAGCATGAGCAGCGACGACGCATACGAGCAGCCCGGCGAGCCTGCGCAGACTGGTCAGCCAGGACAGCCAGGACAGCCTGGTCAGCCCGGGCAGGTGCCCCCGAGGGTGGCCATGCTCGGACTCGGCTCCATGAACGGTGCCATCCTCTCTGGCCTGCTGGCCTCCTCCGTGCGGCGCGAGGATGTGGTCGCGACCACCCGGAGCGCGGCCACGGCGCGGGCCCGGGCGGAGGAGCACGGCATCACGGTGCTTGCCGAGCAGGAGACTGCCGAGGCCAATGGGATCGCGGTGGAGCAGGCCGACGTCGTCTTTCTCGGTGTCAAGCCCCACGGCATCGTCAGCCTCGCCGAGTCCATCGCCTCCAGACTGAGGCCGGGCGCCGTCGTCGTCTCCGTGGCGGCGGCGATAGACCTGGCGATGCTCGAGGGCGCGCTGGCCCACGGTCAGCCGGTGATCCGCTCGATGCCGAATACGCCGCTCTCGGTGGGACTCGGAGTCGTCGGCCTGGTTCCAGGCAGACATGCGAGTGCGGCACACACCCGGACCGTGCAGACCCTGCTGGAGAGCTGCGGCGCCGTCCACGTGATCGATGAATCACAGATCGATGCGCTCACCGGCATCTCCGGATCCGGACCGGCCTATGCGTTCTACCTGGCCGAGCAGATGGCCGACGCCGGCGTGCAGCTCGGACTCGATCGCGCCCTCGCCGCCGATCTCGCCGCCCAGACGATCTACGGCGCGGGGAGGATGATGGTTCAGCACCAGCGCGCCGGCACCGCCGACGCCGCGCAGCTGCGCCGAGCGGTCTGCTCGCCCAACGGCACCACCGAGCGGGCCATCGACGCCTTCGACGAGCACGGCTTCGCCGCCGCAGTGTCCGCCGCAGTGGAGGCCAGCGCGAGCCGCTCCGCCGAGATCACCGAAGAGCTGCGCACCGCAGAGTGAGCAGCCGTCACAGCCGGAGGGCTTTCAGCCTCCGCGGTGTGCGGCGAGGCATGAACAGAGGAATACAGTAGTGGCCATGGCGAGGGACATGCGCGTGCAGCGCGGCAGCGGATATCGAGGCACTCTCTGGTCGCGGATCCGCCGCGGGGTGGGACGCCTGACCGGCACCTCGCCGGCCAGGGCGGCCATGATGATCTTCGCGGTGACCATCGCCGTGTTCTGCTCGCTGCTGATGATGCCCTGGGCCACCGCGTCCGGCCGCTCGTCGGTCTTCCATGAGGCCCTCTTCGTGGCCACCTCCGCGGTGACCGTCACTGGTCTGACTCCGGTGAACACCGCGGACCACTGGTCCTTCGCGGGACAGCTGGTGATCCTGGTCGGCATCCAGGTGGGTGGCCTGGGCATCATCACCATCGCCGCGCTGCTGGCCATCTCGGTGACCCGGAACCTCGGACTGCGGACCCGCCTGGTCGCGCAGGAGGGCGGGATCTCCACCGGCTCCATGGGGGAGACCGGCCAGGTCATCCGCACTGTCGTGATCTGCTCCGCCGTGGTGGAGGCGGCGCTGGCCCTCGTGCTCATCCCGCGCTTCATCCAGCTCAATGATGACATTCTCAGCGGTCTCTGGCATGGAACCTTCTACGCGATCTCTGCGTTCAACAATGCCGGTTTCGTGGTGCACTCCGGCGGTCTCGGGGGATTCGGCGACGACCCGGTCGTGATCTGGACGATCATGGTCGGCGTGTTCCTGGGCAGCCTGGGGTTCCCGGTGCTGTTCATGCTCTGGCGCAATCGCTGGCATGTGCGGAACTGGAGCCTGCACACGAAGCTGACCCTCCAGGTCACCCTCCTGCTGATGGTGATCGGCACTGTGCTCTACGCGGTCATGGAGTGGAACAATCTCTCGACCATCGGCGAGATGAGCCTCTGGGAGAAGGTGCAGAACTCACTCTTCGCCTCGGTGAACATGCGCTCGGGCGGGTTCTCGGTCGTGGAGTCGAACGTGCAGAACGCCGAGACCATGCTGATCTCTGACGCGCTGATGTTCGCCGGCGGCGGCTCCGCCTCCACAGCCGGCGGGATCAAGGTGACCACGATCGCCGTGATCTGGCTGGCCTTCCTCGCGGAGGCCCGCGGCGACGCCGAGTCCACCGCCCACGGACGCACCATCCCGACCTCCGCGGTCCGCGTGGCCGTCTCCGTGGTGGCCATGGGGGCGACCCTGGTCCTGGTCTCCACGGTCTGGCTGATGTACATCACCGGACTCGACATGGGACGTCCGCTCTACGAATCGATCTCGGCATTCGCCACGGTGGGGCTCACCAGCGGGCTCACCGAGGACCTGCCCCCTGAGGGACAGTATGTGCTGGCCGCGCTGATGTTCGCCGGTCGTGTCGGAATCATCACCTTCGCAGCCTCATTGACGGTGCGTCAGCGCAGCCGCGTCCGCTACCGGTACCCCGAGGGGCGCCCAATGATCGGCTGAGCGAGCTGGCTGGCGATCGACTGAGCGTGCTGGTCAGCACCCTGCGGGGGTTTACCCTGGAGTCAGCACTCTCAGACTGAGCCCCTGGGCTCAGCACGCATTTCGCGAAAAGGACGCACACGTGGGCAAGCAGAACCCTCAGAGCAACAAGCCGGTCCTGGTCGTGGGCCTGGGTCGTTTCGGCATCGCGCTGAGCGAGCAGCTGGTGTCGCAGAACAAGGAGGTCCTCGCCGTGGAGCGGGATCGTGGCCTGGTGCAGAAGCATGCTGATCTGCTGACCCATGTGGTCGAGGCCGACGCCACCGACATCGAGGCCCTGCGGCAGGTGGGCGCACAGGAGTTCGACGCCGCCGTCGTCGGTGTCGGCACCTCGATCGAGTCCTCCGTGCTGATCGCCGCCAACCTGGTGGACCTGGGAGTCAGCCAGGTCTGGGCCAAGGCCATCAACCCCACGCATGGCAAGATCCTGACCAGGATCGGCTGCCATCACGTGATCTACCCCGAGCACGACGCCGGAGTGCGCGCCGCGCACCTGGTCTCGGGCCAGATGCTGGACTTCATCAAGTTCGACGACGACTTCGCGATCGTCAAGATGCGACCGCCCCGCGAGCTGCACGGCAAGACCATCGACCAGTGCCAGCCGCGCAGCCGGCACCGGGTCAACGTCGTCGGCGTGAAGTCCCCTGGCAAGGACTTCGTCTACGCACAGCCGGACACGCTCGTCTCAGCTGGTGACACCATCATCGTCTCCGGAGATGTCTCCCAGCTCGAGTACTTCGCCGACCACGCCTGAGGAGGGCCCGTGGCAGCACTTCCTGCCGTCGTCGTCTGGGATGAAGCCCTGCTCGCATACCGCTTCAGCTCCAGCCACCCCATGGACCCGGTGCGCCTGGAGCTGACCGCGAGGCTCTGTGAGGAGTTCGGCCTGTTCACCGCGGCGCATGTGCGGCGGCTGGAGACCCAGGTCGCCTCCGACGAGGTGCTCGGCACCGTCCACACCGCCGAGTACATCGCCGCCGTCAAGGCCGCCGCCGAGCACGGACGGCCCTCCCTCGAGCATGGTCTGGGCACTGAGGACACCCCCGTCTTCAGCGAGCTCCACCTCGGCGCCGCGCGAATCGCTGACGGCACCCACCAGTGCGCGCAGGCGCTGCTCTCCGGCACCGCGGTGCGCGCAGTGAACTTCGCGGGAGGCATGCACCACTCTGCGCGGGCCCACGCAGGAGGATTCTGCGTCTACAACGATTCCGCCGTGGCGATCCAGCACCTGCTGGACCAGGGGACCCGGCGCGTGGTGTACATCGACGTGGATGCCCACCACGGGGACGGCACTCAGTCGATCTTCTACGAGGACCCCCGGGTCATGACCATCTCGATCCACCAGACCGGGGTGGCGCTGTACCCGGGCACGGGTTTTCCGAACGAGATCGGCGGCCCCGGGGCCGAGGGGACAGCCGTGAACATCGCTGTCCCGGAGGGCACCGGCGACGCCGGCTGGCTGCGAGCATTCCATGCGGTCGTCCCTCAGCTGGTGCAGGCCTTCGAGCCCGAGGTGATCCTCTCCCAGCATGGCTGCGATTCGCATCGGGAGGATCCGCTCAGCGATCTCCAGCTCAGCGTCGACGCGCACCGTCAGACGGCGCTGGACGTCGCTCACCTCGCGGACGAGCACTGCGAGGGGCGGTGGATCGCGACCGGCGGAGGCGGCTACTCCGTGCACACGGTGGTTCCGCGCAGCTGGACGCACCTGAGTGCAGTCGCGCTCGGCATGCCGATCCCGCTGCACACCCCGGTGCCGCAGCGCTGGCGGGACCACGTGCTCGACCGCTACCAGATCTCGGCCCCCGAGAGCATGGGTGACGACGCCCAGCTCTGGTGGCGCTCCTGGGAGCTGGGCTATGACCCCTCCGACGCGGTGGACCGCGCGGTGATGCAGACCCGCAAGGAGATCTTCCCGCTGCATGGGCTCGATCCCTGGTTTGACTGATCTCGGCCTCGGCTGGAGCCGGCGGGCCGCGGCCCGCCCCGATTCTGTGGCTGCACCACGTAGCCGCTACACTGTTCCGAGACCTTTTTCTCGTTGTTTACCTACAGACAAGGACTGCACCCCATGGGCTCAGTGATCAAGAAGCGCCGCAAGCGCATGGCGAAGAAGAAGCACCGCAAACGTCTGCGGAAGACTCGCCACCAGCGCCGCAACAAGAAGTAAGACTTCTTGAAAGCGTGAATGAACCCCGGCAGCCAGCAGGCGGCCGGGGTTCATTCGTCTCTGCATCAGTTGATGGATACCAGGGCAAGGAGAAGCTGTGTCACAGCCGGTGGTGGTCGAAGTCCTCACCAAGCAGGGGTGTCATCTCTGCGTCGATGCGCTCGCCGCAGCGAGGCAGGTCTGTGCCGAGTTCGGGATCGAGCCGCTCGAGCGGGACATCACGACCGATGAGGAGCTGCTGAGCATCTATGCCGAGGAGCTCCCGGTGCTGCTCATCGATGGGCGGGTGAAGGACTTCTGGCGGATCGATCCGCAGCGGCTGCGTCGACTGCTGAGCGAGACTGACGCGGGCCGCTGACAGGCCCGCCCGCCCGGTGGATGAGCCGCGGACCGAGCCTGCGGCCGCCTCCGCGGGCATCCCGACCGTTCGGGCGACTGGGCTGCCACTGGGCCGGCATGACAAAAAGGGCCCGGTCTGGTGACCGGGCCCCTCCTGTGTCTGCGCGATCCAGCCGGTTCAGTGCCCGGCTTCCTCGGGATCGTGGTGCGAGGTGCCGCTGCCGTATGTGTCGGGCCCGTGCTCGAGGTGATCTGTCACCGTCTCGTCGTAGCCGCCCGGGACCAGGTCGCGGTATTCCGGGAGGACCCCGTCGAAGACGGAGGCATCGATCTCCTCGGCCTCTCCGTTGACGCTGACTGTGACCTCATGCAGGGAGCCGGGAGTGCCCTGGAAGGAGTCGATGATGATCTCCTCGTCGTGCTCCAGCGAGAGAGTCTCGCGAGCGGGGACGGTGACCATGATCGTCTCCGAATCCGAGGCGATCTCAACCTCCGCGTCCTCCAGTCCCGTGTTGCTGAGCGTGCCGATCAGGCGAGCGGGGCTGCCCTCACCCTCGGTGACGAAGGCCATATGCCGGAACTTCATGTCAGCGAACTCCGCCCGGGTCCCGTCCGAGGCCGCGTAGTCGTGCGTCGTGGCCTGGTAGTTGGCGAAGCTGCAGCCGGTGGATCCCAGAAGGGCGGCCGCCGCCAGGGATGCCGCAGCGGTGCGG
Encoded proteins:
- a CDS encoding glutaredoxin family protein, translated to MSQPVVVEVLTKQGCHLCVDALAAARQVCAEFGIEPLERDITTDEELLSIYAEELPVLLIDGRVKDFWRIDPQRLRRLLSETDAGR
- the proC gene encoding pyrroline-5-carboxylate reductase, whose amino-acid sequence is MLGLGSMNGAILSGLLASSVRREDVVATTRSAATARARAEEHGITVLAEQETAEANGIAVEQADVVFLGVKPHGIVSLAESIASRLRPGAVVVSVAAAIDLAMLEGALAHGQPVIRSMPNTPLSVGLGVVGLVPGRHASAAHTRTVQTLLESCGAVHVIDESQIDALTGISGSGPAYAFYLAEQMADAGVQLGLDRALAADLAAQTIYGAGRMMVQHQRAGTADAAQLRRAVCSPNGTTERAIDAFDEHGFAAAVSAAVEASASRSAEITEELRTAE
- a CDS encoding TrkH family potassium uptake protein, with translation MARDMRVQRGSGYRGTLWSRIRRGVGRLTGTSPARAAMMIFAVTIAVFCSLLMMPWATASGRSSVFHEALFVATSAVTVTGLTPVNTADHWSFAGQLVILVGIQVGGLGIITIAALLAISVTRNLGLRTRLVAQEGGISTGSMGETGQVIRTVVICSAVVEAALALVLIPRFIQLNDDILSGLWHGTFYAISAFNNAGFVVHSGGLGGFGDDPVVIWTIMVGVFLGSLGFPVLFMLWRNRWHVRNWSLHTKLTLQVTLLLMVIGTVLYAVMEWNNLSTIGEMSLWEKVQNSLFASVNMRSGGFSVVESNVQNAETMLISDALMFAGGGSASTAGGIKVTTIAVIWLAFLAEARGDAESTAHGRTIPTSAVRVAVSVVAMGATLVLVSTVWLMYITGLDMGRPLYESISAFATVGLTSGLTEDLPPEGQYVLAALMFAGRVGIITFAASLTVRQRSRVRYRYPEGRPMIG
- a CDS encoding acetoin utilization protein AcuC — protein: MLAYRFSSSHPMDPVRLELTARLCEEFGLFTAAHVRRLETQVASDEVLGTVHTAEYIAAVKAAAEHGRPSLEHGLGTEDTPVFSELHLGAARIADGTHQCAQALLSGTAVRAVNFAGGMHHSARAHAGGFCVYNDSAVAIQHLLDQGTRRVVYIDVDAHHGDGTQSIFYEDPRVMTISIHQTGVALYPGTGFPNEIGGPGAEGTAVNIAVPEGTGDAGWLRAFHAVVPQLVQAFEPEVILSQHGCDSHREDPLSDLQLSVDAHRQTALDVAHLADEHCEGRWIATGGGGYSVHTVVPRSWTHLSAVALGMPIPLHTPVPQRWRDHVLDRYQISAPESMGDDAQLWWRSWELGYDPSDAVDRAVMQTRKEIFPLHGLDPWFD
- a CDS encoding potassium channel family protein, translating into MGKQNPQSNKPVLVVGLGRFGIALSEQLVSQNKEVLAVERDRGLVQKHADLLTHVVEADATDIEALRQVGAQEFDAAVVGVGTSIESSVLIAANLVDLGVSQVWAKAINPTHGKILTRIGCHHVIYPEHDAGVRAAHLVSGQMLDFIKFDDDFAIVKMRPPRELHGKTIDQCQPRSRHRVNVVGVKSPGKDFVYAQPDTLVSAGDTIIVSGDVSQLEYFADHA
- a CDS encoding 30S ribosomal protein bS22, which produces MGSVIKKRRKRMAKKKHRKRLRKTRHQRRNKK